The genome window AGTTTgaaggtagaaacagagggctacaGGCCAGCTATCCTGGCATTAGACACTGAGGAGAAAATACAGCAATTTATTAGTGAGGAAATAATAGCAAAGCATTTGAAATAGATGGCAGAGAGTCAACACAGCTTTACAACAGGAAACTGGCTAAAATAGTGTTTTTAAAGATGTAAAAAGCTGGGTAGATAAATGGGAACCAGTGGATATAATATACTTAGATATTCAAAAAACAGTCACTCGGGCAACTCAAACGTCGTTTTGTTGGGAAGGTTAAGGCTTAATGATGAATCGATGGAGGATTAGAAAAGAAAAATTCAGATTGTCAGAACATAACAGCTACagcaactcaccaaagatcctcagacagcacctcccTAACCCATgactcacttccatctagaaagccATGGACAGCAGATCCATGTGAACATGactatctgcaagttcccctccagggCACTCACCATTCTAACTTGGAAAAGTATTGCtattcacagtcgttgggtcaaaatcctgtggACTGCAAGAAGGCAGCaccccaccatcttctcaagggcgacTAGGGACAAGCAAATATTGCTGGTTTGGGGGTGGCATTCCCTTGTATTTGTTGCCTTGTTCTTCCAGAGGAAgaagggtttggaagatgctgtcccAGGCTGTTTGGTGAATGTCTGCAGCCAGTGAATTTCTACATTAATGACCTGGACCTAGGATAACAGGATGTGATTTCAAAAGTGAGAAGGCGAAATGAAAAGAACATTACAAGAGCATGGACAGCAGAAGCAGCAGATCAGGAGCGAGAATGGGAAGGATGCCGAATTAACTGGTTGACTCTCCCACAAAGTGATCCCAGGCTCCCTGCAGGTCTCAGGGATACTGTGTGGAAGCACTGTCCTGGCCAATATTGTGCCAACCCTTATCAAACTGTGTCAGACCCTAGTCCCTATTAGCTGCCCTATgatcagacagacagacagcatctGGAACCAGGAACAATGTCCATTTGAGGACAGGATCACAGAATCACCTTTCCACACCGAGATCTGTTCTTGTCTAGAGGGTCAGAGTGGATCACACAGTCAGTGGCCACAAGAGAGATCTGTTGATACAGAATGGGTCACAGAGACACTGTTCCTGACAGAGATCTGTTGGTGCGACGTGGGCCAGAGTAGATCAGTATGTCCTGATGAAAATCTGTTGGtgtagaggggatcagagtggaTCACTGCCGCCCTTCCCTGATGGTAATCTGTTGGTGCTGAGGGGATTAGAGCAGATCACCTTCTCATTGTCACTGTCCCTTTTAGAAATCTGTTGGTACAGGGTGGATCAGTATGTTAATGTCCCTGATGGAGATCGGTTGGTGTGGAAGGGATCAGCGTGAATCACTGTCCACTGTCCCTGTCAGAGAACTGTTAGTGTGGAAGGGATCAGAGTGGATCAATGTGTCACTGTCCCTGGTGGAGATCTGTTGATGTGGAAAGGATCAGATCAGATTGTAGTAGTGtctggggagatggtggggtgggtgtggtggTAGGAGCAGGTGGGAGACAGTGTTTGGGGGCGAGCAGTAATGGGAAGACTGACATTCTCTTACCAAGTATTCGAAGACCAGTGTTAATGATTTCTCAGTGTGGATGATATCGTGGAGCGTCACAATATTGGCGTGTTTGAGTTCCTTCAGTAAGGACACTGCAATCAGAAAGGTTGGAGTCAGTCTTCACACAACAAGCTTACCCAGTCTCTGGGTGTTCCACCCAAAATGAGCCTCTCAAATAGGGCTGCCGTGATTTCTGACCTCTGAACTGTCGTACGTGACTCCACATCCCTCCTCTTAACTATCTGTCCATCTCCTCTGAGTTTGCTCACTCAAAATTCAATGTCTACATCGCATCTCCACTCAGGTCTCAACATTGAAATGAATCACAGACACTAAACACTCCCTTGCCCCAGCCTGCCTCCTTCACTCCACCTTGTAATCTGAAGACCGCTCAGTGGGGTCTCGTCCTCTATGTCCTTCAGTGCAAACTGAGCTCGAGAGGGACCATCCCACTGCCAGTCACACTTTGTGCCAGGAAAACCCGCCTCAGGACAGCTTCTAGAGGTGACGGAAGCTTGGCATTTGGaaaggacagcaccatcaaatcCCGGCGGCACCCCACGGCCAAAGAAAtgtcctggtccatccatgtCAGTGCGGTGggcaagaaagcacaccaatacCTCAACTTCCTCAGAAGGCGAAGGAAATTCCAGGTGTGAACACGGACGTaaccaacttttatagatgcgccACAGAAAACATCCTATCCGGATGCAGCTCAGATTGCAAAGGCCCTAGACTGCAGGAAtgaatgcagcccagtccatcacaaaaaACAACTTGCCATCCATTAACTTCCTGCTGCTTTGGGAAAGTAACCAACattatcagagacccctcccactgCGGTTATACGCTGTGGCACCTTCTTCCATCAAGCAGAAAATATAATATTTGAAAAagcataccaacagattcaagaacagctactTCCCCACTGTCACCAGCCTTATGAATGGATATTAGAGATATttttttctctgcaccttctctgtagctgtaacactgcactctgtagtctgttctattaccctgatggaCTTCTGTAAGATATGATTTGCCTGAAtaacatgcaaaacaatacttctgactgtatcttggtacatgggACAGTAATAAGATTAAGTCAACTATTTCTGAAGTGTAGTCACGTTGGCGCAGAATTTGTACACAGCAGGATCCCAGCAACAATGATGTGAGAATGACCAGGCTGTCTGATGTTAGATGCCTGGTGAGGGAAAACTGGGAGCCAGGACACAGGACACAGCTCTCCTGCTGTTCTTCAAAATTGATATAAATTGAAAATAGAtattaggggcggcacggtggctcagtggttagcactgctgcctcacagcaccaggggcccgggttcaattcccgcctcgggcaactgtctgtgtggagtttgcacattctccccgtgtctgcgtgggtttcctcccacagtccaaagatgtgcagggcaggtgaattggccatgctaaactgcctgtagtgataggtgcattagtcagagggaaatggatctggatgagttactcttcggagggtcagtgtggactggttgggccgaagagcctgtttccacactgtagttaatctaatctaattatattCAACTGAGAGGGACTTTGGTTTGACTTTCGTTCAATCTGGAAAGGGGACACAAACTGAGCACTGGCCAGTTCTATCATCTCTCATGCCGTACATGACACACTTGTTTGCATTCTGTACCTCCTTTCAGAGGGCAGTCGATACATAGGAACGCCATCCCCTGCacgttcccctccgagccactcaacatccctggcttggaaatattttGCTGTTTTCTTCGGTGtcgctgggtcacaatcctgaaaTTCCGTGCTTGTGTATCCACACCCAAAGATCTGGACTTGACAGAGGTAGATCAGGGCATTTAGGGCTTGAGAGGTCGAGAAGAAACAGGCTTTGTCTGCAGCGCCCCCACCCCGCATGAAGGATTGGTTTAAACATTCCTCCGATTGCACCTTCTCCCTTTTCTATCCTTGGGATATCCACAGGTAAAGACTCAGCATAAAACTCTCAAAGAAAATACCTCAGGTTTGTTACTACTCCAATCCCTTGCTTCTAAAGCCACAATACAAATATTGACCTGTCACATCTCACCCTCAATGGTTTCTGGAAAGACTCGCAGAGGTATTTGGCTCAGTATTTCATGGTACCCTCAAACTGACTGAATCCTTCACTTCCACCAAGCAAGAAGCGAGAATCTGACATTGCCGAGATGTCTCCCTACCCATACCTTCTTCCCAAAGCCATTATTAATCCCTGTCAAGATTTCATGGGTGGCTCTCAGTACACACGCAGACCACTTCAATGTAAAGACCTCCCTTTCGCTGTCCCAGGTTTCCAATCAGCTCTGTGGGAGCACGGCACTCAGGCCGGGAGAGCTATCAAGAATGCTCTGGACTGAGAAAGGTTAACTGTGCCAGAAAgcaaggcgctgcattttggtaaaacagacaagggcaggacttacacagttaatggtaaggccctagggaatgtgtcaaacagagagacctaggggttcaggtacatagtcaTCTGAAAGTGCGTCACAGATAAACAAgatggcatgcttaccttcattgttcagaccattgagttgggatgtcatgttgcaactgtacgggacattgttgaggccacttttggaatagtgtgtacagttctggtcaccctgcttataggaagggtattattaaattggggagggttcagaaacggtttaccagtatgttgccaggactggagggtttgaattataagaagAGACTGGATTGGCTGTGACGTTCTCACAGGAGCGTGGCAGGTTGAAGGGTGACTTCATAGAGGcccataaaatcatgagaggcatagataagggtACTCCCTTGGGTAGGGGAGCTCAaacaagggggcatatttttaaggtgagtggaaaaagatttcaaagggacccgaggggcagCTTGTtggcacagagggtggtgggtgggttAAATGAACAAgaatagatgcaggtacaattacaggcATTTTAacaggtacatgaatatgaaaggttgagggggccaaacacagacaaatggagCCAGTTTAGGTTTGGAAACTCCGTTGACacagatgagttgggctgaagggtttcCATATGCTGTCTGACTCCATCCGTGCTGGAGTGAAGGGAGAGCAGGTTCCAGGGAGCCGACAAGTGAAGGATAGAACCGGAACCCATCAGTACATGTCTCCAGAAGTGTTGTGGGCAGAATTACAACTCAGCTCTTATTGTCCAGCAGGTGAATCAGGAGCCCACCTTGTCACTTGGTGTCTAACGAACAGAGCCAGAACCCTCCTCTCTCAGAGTATGCTCCTACCTTCTCGAATGGCTGTGCAGGGTGCCCCCTCCTCATGTTCTAAGCGAATCTCCTTTAGTGCAACCAGGTTATCCGTCAGCTTACTCCTGCCTTTGAAAACGGTGGCGTATGTGCCCTGGAAACAAGGCAGACATCAGGGTGTGACCAAACAGCACAGACAGCTCGACACCAGCCTGACCACGCAGTGGTACAGGGGAATGTTTCAATTCTCTGGGTATTTCCCCATGAAAAGAGGCAACACGGATGAAATAAAGACCCATGACCTAAACGTTACAAACCGTAAGGCGTGGCAGACAGTTCACTGAGAGCTCCAACAGCGTTATTGATGAATGAAACGCTGTGAATGTGGTGATGATCcacttatagaatccctacagtgtggaaacaggcccctgggcccaacaagtctacactgaccctctgaagcatAAAccaccccagacccattcccttgcaacaaaaaaaaaagctgtTGAATTTCTTGTAATCTCGAAGAGTGCAGACTCTGGGCTCACATACACCAGACTGTCCCCACAGCAGCAGCTCTGAGACGGgagaaaagtgtggcgctggaaaagcacagcaggtcaggcagcatccgaggagcaggagagtcaatgtttcgggcacaagcctgtcatcaggaaacgttgctgatgaagggctcatgcccgaaacatctattctcctgcttctcggatgctgcctgacccgctgtgcttttccagcgccatgctTTTCTCCAGCATCTGAGACAGGAGAAGCAGACAAGCAGCACTATCCAAGATGGTCATGGGTGATCTGAGCGATGGGGTGAAGCTGGTCAGAAAATTGCGACAGGACTCGATCCAATGCCAGGACTCGATCCAATGCCAGGACTGACTCAGCCTGGTACAGTTATCAGGGAAAGGGGTAGAGCGGAACAGGAACCAAGTTCGATGGGCTCAATCTTCCCAGTATACAGCCGAAAAATCTTAAGAGGGCCAAAAGAAGGGGCAAAGGGCAGGCAGCAGAGAGGGCAAAGGGGAGGTTTTAGGGGGGCAGGGAAAAGGGGAAGCTGAGTTAAGCACACTGAAAGTGTGCTGAGCTCACAGGTCAGCAAACGGCAAGTTATTCCAACCACAAATGAAATCTTTGTTGAAGAAAAAGGCTAAATTAGCAAGTAATGGGAAGACAAAAACCAAAGTGAAATTAGGGTTAGAAGGAAATCACAGCCCCTGGCTGCTGACCCTAAGATTTTGGGgcagaattaggacattcggcccatcatgtctgctccaccattcgatcatggctgatacatttctgAATCCCATTCTCCTGATTCCTCCCCGTAAACTCTGATCCCCTTCCAATCACAAACGGACCTGCCTCTGTCTTAaatcaggtaggtaaaaacaatgaccgcagatgttggaaaccagattcgggattagtggtgctggaagagcacagcagttcaggcagcatccaaggagcagcgaaatcgctggttcaggcaaaagcccttcatcaggaatacaggaacCCTCTGTCTTAAATCGGTCAATGACACGGGGACAGTTTCGCTTACCTCTCCTAGTTTATCCAGCTTGATATAGGTTTCCAGCTTGCCAAACCCAATTTCTGACTGGtgaaggaaagaaagagaaaagtcaGGTTCTGTTTCGAGAGTCAGATTTGATGTCGTCACAAGCAGTGTGCACGCGGGTTGGAGAATGACCCCCAGCACAGAACGTGGTAGTCTATAATGGGGCCCCTCACTGATCCCAACACACTGTGTTCATGTGCTGGATCGCATTTTGtggtttctctctttctttctcgtgtacacgcgcgcgcacacacacacacacacacacactatatatacacatacacacacacacacatacacaca of Chiloscyllium punctatum isolate Juve2018m unplaced genomic scaffold, sChiPun1.3 scaffold_541, whole genome shotgun sequence contains these proteins:
- the LOC140473193 gene encoding cyclin-dependent kinase 16-like, which codes for CGDSFTRESEIGFGKLETYIKLDKLGEGTYATVFKGRSKLTDNLVALKEIRLEHEEGAPCTAIREVSLLKELKHANIVTLHDIIHTEKSLTLVFEYLDRDLKQYMDDCGNIMNMNNVKIFLFQLLRGLAYCHSRKVLHRDLKPQNLLISDRGELKLADF